Proteins from a single region of Haloarcula laminariae:
- a CDS encoding protein kinase domain-containing protein: MTSERDPRALVAEVLTATDVDRDRVPRLLDLLDDGDRQVRLGAATALCVVADAHPGVVASLVGRLADRTDESLAAELALEYVADRYPAVVEDRLDRWETSLGARHEVERSTPTGGTDNRERGRTRVAGSGTDGDGRQVYTDDEDEDDQRRAADDEDGNTIGQRPRAADAEWRSLVEYESRFDSLAVLAPRERRRYGDTYRTLGVVDETEHAVALRLLDGVEGTDDAFRTALSTRLDEWQTVSDVENVLTLYDWQDEPRLWLATEYTAETLADRERVPPTEAAWHAEQLAEAVATLHERGVVHAGIDAESVAYYGNVIAESDRQPPLLDNPGLLSVYRHRFDPSQYLDPHYAAPEYYQRRFGRIDHATDIYGLGAVCYRLFTGQPPYTGTFDAVREAVLSTDPPEPSAVADVPPAVDDIVGKAMARRKLARYETAAHLRQELRSLRGDDE; this comes from the coding sequence ATGACCTCGGAGAGAGACCCCCGAGCGCTCGTCGCCGAGGTCCTCACCGCGACGGACGTGGACCGGGACCGGGTCCCGCGGCTGCTCGACCTCCTCGACGACGGCGACCGGCAGGTCCGCCTGGGGGCGGCGACGGCGCTGTGTGTCGTCGCCGACGCCCATCCCGGCGTCGTGGCCTCGCTCGTGGGCCGCCTCGCGGACCGCACTGACGAGAGCCTGGCAGCCGAACTCGCGCTCGAATACGTCGCTGACCGGTACCCCGCGGTCGTCGAGGACCGGCTCGACCGGTGGGAGACGAGCCTGGGGGCCAGACACGAGGTCGAGCGCTCGACGCCGACGGGCGGGACCGACAACCGCGAGCGGGGGCGGACCAGGGTCGCCGGCTCCGGGACCGACGGCGACGGGCGGCAGGTGTACACGGACGACGAGGACGAGGACGACCAGCGCCGCGCCGCCGACGACGAGGACGGCAACACCATCGGCCAGCGGCCGCGGGCGGCCGACGCGGAGTGGCGTTCGCTCGTCGAGTACGAGAGTCGGTTCGACAGTCTCGCGGTGCTGGCGCCGCGGGAGCGCCGGCGCTACGGCGACACCTACCGCACGCTCGGCGTCGTCGACGAGACCGAACACGCCGTCGCGCTGCGCCTGCTCGACGGGGTTGAGGGGACCGACGACGCCTTCCGGACGGCGCTCTCAACGCGGCTGGACGAGTGGCAAACTGTCTCCGACGTCGAGAACGTGCTGACGCTGTACGACTGGCAGGACGAGCCCCGGCTGTGGCTGGCGACGGAGTACACGGCGGAGACGCTGGCCGACCGCGAGCGGGTCCCGCCGACCGAGGCCGCCTGGCACGCCGAACAGCTGGCCGAGGCGGTCGCGACGCTCCACGAGCGCGGGGTCGTCCACGCCGGTATCGACGCCGAATCGGTCGCCTACTACGGGAACGTCATCGCGGAGAGCGACAGACAGCCGCCGCTGCTCGACAACCCCGGGCTGTTGTCGGTGTACCGCCACCGCTTCGACCCCTCGCAGTATCTCGACCCCCACTACGCCGCCCCGGAGTACTACCAGCGGCGGTTCGGGCGTATCGACCACGCGACCGACATCTACGGGCTCGGCGCGGTCTGCTACCGGCTGTTCACCGGACAGCCGCCCTACACCGGAACGTTCGACGCGGTCCGGGAGGCGGTTCTGTCGACGGACCCGCCCGAGCCCTCGGCCGTCGCGGACGTCCCGCCCGCCGTCGACGACATCGTCGGCAAGGCGATGGCGCGGCGGAAGCTGGCCCGTTACGAGACGGCGGCCCATCTCCGACAGGAGCTCCGGAGCCTGCGGGGTGACGATGAATAG
- a CDS encoding methyl-accepting chemotaxis protein — translation MPTDRDSPLPSFVGDSYAARLGVALAFAIVVIVAFGTVISAQASSTLAEDVEGDTTALSDTQAAQLDGWLTTARRDVRTTSRLPVFADGSQSAVQNRLAGLVENDEVPPDVVAVHYVNTANGTITASSNEQFVGVNATEQGAPFATDPPEFGGPDDTHVTDPFSVSVVDHPIIAVVSPVAGAENRAIVYMTDLEARTESISNQREGSYTTVVNGDGEFIAHPNVSTIGSTAPVASGEDDPISSLDSGQSTFVETDEMLMGISRLEGHDWSVMVHADRTQAYALADQINSDLVGLILLAVINLGLVGVTIGGSTIASLRRLSSQAEAMADGDLDVDLETTRGDEFGTLYGAFDNMRSNLRAKISDAEAAREEAESAKREAEEARTEVEAERNEMQALSSHLELKAEEYSGTLESAADGDLTARVDTESMSDAMADVGREINATLDALEATIADMQAFADNVMGASDRVETNAERVGMASQQVSQSIEEIFDGATEQSERLQEGSAEMDNLSATAQQVAASAQEVANTSEAAAEVGEDGREAAQEAIAEMSAIDDETAETVREINALEGDLEEIGDIVSVITNIVEQTNMLALNASIEAAHADKDGDGFAVVADEIKGLAEETKEAAADIEDRIERIQSQAGDTVETIESTSERISEGVDTVEEAVDALETIVEYTEEVDTGIQEIDHATEEQARTAQDVQATIDELSSISQQTAAEADTVAGAADDQAASIETVTDSARELRDRAEDLESVLGQFEVDGDGTDDTTEAAAAGDD, via the coding sequence ATGCCAACAGACCGGGATTCGCCCTTGCCGAGTTTCGTCGGCGACAGCTACGCCGCACGGCTCGGTGTCGCGCTCGCGTTCGCTATCGTCGTCATCGTCGCCTTCGGCACTGTCATCAGTGCCCAGGCGTCGTCGACGCTCGCCGAGGACGTCGAGGGCGACACGACAGCGCTGTCCGACACGCAGGCGGCACAGCTCGACGGCTGGCTGACCACGGCCAGGCGGGACGTCCGGACGACCTCCCGCCTGCCCGTGTTCGCGGACGGGTCACAGTCGGCCGTCCAGAACAGGCTCGCGGGCCTCGTCGAGAACGACGAAGTACCGCCCGACGTCGTGGCGGTCCACTACGTCAACACGGCGAACGGGACCATCACCGCCAGCTCGAACGAGCAGTTCGTCGGCGTCAACGCCACCGAGCAGGGCGCGCCCTTCGCCACTGACCCGCCCGAGTTCGGCGGACCCGACGACACTCACGTCACCGACCCGTTCTCGGTCTCCGTCGTCGACCACCCGATCATCGCCGTCGTCTCGCCGGTGGCCGGGGCGGAGAACCGCGCTATCGTCTACATGACCGACCTCGAAGCGCGGACCGAGTCGATATCGAACCAGCGCGAGGGGTCCTACACGACCGTCGTCAACGGGGACGGGGAGTTCATCGCCCATCCGAACGTCTCGACTATCGGCTCGACCGCACCGGTCGCCTCGGGCGAGGACGACCCGATTAGCTCGCTCGACAGCGGCCAGAGCACGTTCGTCGAGACCGACGAGATGCTGATGGGCATCTCACGGCTCGAAGGCCACGACTGGTCGGTGATGGTCCACGCCGACCGGACCCAGGCCTACGCCCTCGCGGACCAGATAAACTCGGACCTCGTTGGGCTCATCCTGCTTGCGGTCATCAACCTCGGACTCGTCGGTGTAACCATCGGCGGCAGCACTATCGCCTCGCTGCGCCGGCTCTCCTCGCAGGCCGAAGCGATGGCCGACGGCGACCTCGACGTCGACCTCGAAACCACTCGCGGCGACGAGTTCGGCACGCTGTACGGGGCCTTTGACAACATGCGGTCGAACCTACGGGCCAAGATTTCCGACGCCGAAGCCGCCCGCGAGGAGGCGGAGTCGGCCAAACGTGAGGCCGAGGAGGCCCGGACCGAGGTCGAGGCCGAGCGCAACGAGATGCAGGCCCTCTCGAGCCACCTCGAACTGAAGGCCGAGGAGTACTCCGGCACGCTGGAGTCGGCCGCCGACGGCGACCTCACCGCCCGCGTCGACACCGAGAGCATGAGCGACGCGATGGCCGACGTCGGCCGCGAGATAAACGCGACGCTGGACGCCCTGGAGGCGACTATCGCGGACATGCAGGCGTTCGCCGACAACGTGATGGGGGCCAGCGACCGGGTCGAGACCAACGCCGAGCGTGTCGGGATGGCCAGCCAGCAGGTCTCCCAGTCCATCGAGGAGATATTCGACGGGGCAACCGAACAGAGCGAGCGCTTACAGGAGGGGTCGGCCGAGATGGACAACCTCTCGGCGACGGCCCAGCAGGTCGCCGCCTCGGCCCAGGAGGTCGCGAACACCTCCGAGGCCGCCGCCGAGGTCGGCGAGGACGGCCGCGAGGCCGCACAGGAGGCCATCGCGGAGATGAGCGCCATCGACGACGAGACCGCGGAGACGGTCCGCGAGATAAACGCTCTCGAAGGTGACCTGGAGGAGATCGGCGACATCGTGAGCGTCATCACGAACATCGTCGAGCAGACGAACATGCTGGCGCTGAACGCCTCCATCGAGGCCGCACACGCCGACAAGGACGGGGACGGCTTCGCCGTCGTCGCCGACGAGATAAAGGGCCTCGCCGAGGAGACCAAAGAGGCCGCCGCGGACATCGAGGACCGCATCGAGCGCATCCAGTCCCAAGCTGGCGACACGGTCGAGACCATCGAGTCGACGAGCGAGCGCATCTCCGAGGGGGTCGACACCGTCGAGGAGGCCGTCGACGCCCTGGAGACCATCGTCGAGTACACCGAGGAGGTCGACACCGGTATCCAGGAGATAGACCACGCGACGGAGGAGCAGGCCCGGACCGCACAGGACGTACAGGCGACCATCGACGAACTGAGCAGCATCTCCCAGCAGACGGCGGCCGAGGCCGACACCGTCGCCGGCGCGGCCGACGACCAGGCGGCCTCCATCGAGACGGTGACCGACTCCGCCAGGGAGCTGCGCGACCGGGCCGAGGACCTCGAATCCGTTCTCGGCCAGTTCGAGGTCGACGGGGACGGGACGGACGACACGACCGAGGCGGCCGCCGCGGGGGACGACTGA
- a CDS encoding bacteriorhodopsin, translating to MTTITTWFTLGLLGELLGTALLAYGYTLVPEATRKRYLLLVAIPGIAIVAYLLLVLGIGALDGGGHTVYVVRYVDWLLTTPINVLYLGLLAQADRGTIGKLVGLQALTIVFGFAGAMASGALSYALFAVGAVAFAGVVYLLYGDVADSAVAALSDVEGSLYRTLRNFVVVLWSVYPVVWLLGAAGIGLMDVETASLVIVYLDVVTKVGFGTIALHAWMTMDADTVTEGTAVTAD from the coding sequence ATGACAACGATAACGACCTGGTTCACGCTGGGACTGCTCGGCGAACTGCTCGGGACCGCGCTGCTGGCGTACGGGTACACGCTGGTCCCCGAAGCGACGCGCAAGCGGTATCTGCTGCTGGTGGCCATCCCCGGCATCGCTATCGTCGCCTATCTCCTGCTCGTGCTGGGTATCGGCGCCCTCGACGGCGGCGGCCACACCGTCTACGTGGTCCGGTACGTCGACTGGCTGCTGACGACGCCGATAAACGTCCTCTATCTCGGACTGCTCGCCCAGGCCGACCGCGGGACTATCGGCAAGCTGGTCGGGCTCCAGGCGCTGACCATCGTCTTCGGCTTCGCCGGTGCGATGGCGAGTGGCGCGCTCAGCTACGCGCTCTTTGCGGTGGGCGCGGTCGCCTTCGCCGGCGTCGTCTACCTGCTGTACGGCGACGTGGCCGACTCGGCCGTTGCCGCCCTCTCGGACGTCGAGGGCAGCCTCTACCGGACGCTGCGGAACTTCGTCGTCGTCCTCTGGTCGGTCTACCCCGTCGTCTGGCTGCTCGGCGCGGCCGGCATCGGCCTGATGGACGTCGAGACGGCGTCGCTGGTCATCGTCTACCTGGACGTGGTGACGAAGGTCGGCTTCGGGACCATCGCGCTCCACGCCTGGATGACGATGGACGCCGACACCGTCACAGAGGGGACTGCCGTAACGGCCGACTGA